Proteins found in one Populus alba chromosome 14, ASM523922v2, whole genome shotgun sequence genomic segment:
- the LOC118041100 gene encoding probable protein phosphatase 2C 49: MVVEAEVASVPVLDVQYFAAKGNSPTAVAVHEIEDAVTVSPSPRRLSQVRISDSVSADQMDIISSKKISDAEAIEPAVLQFVPSIRSGSFSDIGPRRYMEDEHIRIDDLSVQLGSVFKFPKPSAFYGVFDGHGGPEAAAYIRKNAMRIFFEDANFPQTSEVDNIFLEEVENSLRKAFHLADLALADDCSVNTSSGTTALTAFVFGRLLMVANAGDCRAVLCRKGEAIDMSQDHRPIYPSERRRVEELGGYIDDGYLNGVLSVSRALGDWDMKLPRGSPSPLIAEPEFRKLVLTEEDEFLIIGCDGIWDVMSSQHAVSLVRHGLRRHDDPEQCARDLVMDALRRNTFDNLTVIIVCFSSTDYQEPSPPTPRQRKQRCFSLSTEALCSLRNLLDGSANR; the protein is encoded by the exons ATGGTAGTTGAAGCAGAGGTAGCAAGCGTGCCGGTGTTGGATGTTCAATATTTTGCTGCTAAAGGTAACAGCCCTACTGCCGTTGCTGTTCATGAAATTGAAGATGCTGTTACTGTTTCGCCTTCCCCCAGAAGGCTAAGTCAAGTTCGCATCTCGGATTCTGTCTCCGCCGACCAGATG GATATTATATCTtcgaaaaaaatttcagatgcAGAAGCTATTGAGCCTGCCGTCCTGCAGTTTGTGCCTAGTATCCGTTCTGGTAGCTTTTCCGACATTGGGCCTCGAAGATACATGGAAGACGAGCACATACGCATAGATGATCTATCTGTGCAACTGGGCTCAGTCTTCAAGTTTCCCAAGCCCAGTGCTTTCTATGGG GTTTTTGATGGTCATGGAGGACCTGAAGCAGCAGCTTATATCAGAAAAAATGCAATGAGAATCTTTTTTGAAGATGCAAATTTCCCTCAGACATCTGAGGTTGACAATATCTTCTTGGAGGAGGTTGAGAACTCCCTACGAAAAGCATTTCATCTGGCTGACTTGGCTCTGGCAGATGACTGCAGTGTGAACACTTCTTCTGGGACAACCGCTCTTACTGCTTTTGTATTTGGAAG GCTATTAATGGTTGCAAATGCTGGTGATTGCCGAGCAGTTCTCTGTCGTAAAGGAGAGGCAATAGACATGTCTCAAGACCATAGGCCTATTTATCCATCAGAGCGAAGGCGGGTTGAAGAATTGGGTGGGTATATTGATGATGGATATCTCAATGGTGTTCTGTCAGTTTCACGAGCCCTTGGTGACTGGGACATGAAACTCCCCCGGGGCTCTCCTTCACCTCTCATTGCTGAGCCAGAGTTCCGGAAGCTTGTTCTAACAGAGGAGGATGAATTTCTCATAATTGGTTGTGATGGGATTTGGGATGTTATGTCAAGCCAGCATGCAGTCAGCCTTGTCCGCCATGGGCTGCGGCGACATGATGACCCCGAGCAGTGTGCCAGGGACCTTGTTATGGACGCCTTACGCCGAAACACATTTGACAATCTCACTGTAATTATTGTGTGCTTCTCTTCTACTGATTATCAGGAGCCATCACCGCCTACACCTAGGCAACGGAAACAGAGGTGCTTTAGCCTCTCTACAGAGGCATTATGTAGCTTGAGGAACTTGTTGGACGGCAGTGCCAACCGCTGA
- the LOC118041101 gene encoding uncharacterized protein isoform X2, translating to MAAAAAAASTTVAHWPTPTSLHFSTAKNKNAAVLLNSIPTCKITSSSSISKVQYGYGYSKRSSILTGFKPFSSPVMEFQDCTVKMEIDVPVGSAYKLYSDRESIPRWMPFISSVQVLKDKPDLSRWSLKYKALGQELEYSWLARNMQPTPNQKIHWRSLEGLPNRGSVRFFPKGSSSCLLTVSYEVPGILAPLATALQPLLESLLRGGLERFATLAKSTLAD from the exons atggctgctgctgctgctgctgcttcaaCGACTGTTGCGCATTGGCCAACCCCAACTTCCCTCCACTTTTCAACTGCTAAAAACAAGAACGCAGCAGTCTTATTAAACTCCATACCCACTTGCAAAATCACATCATCATCGTCTATCAGTAAGGTCCAATATGGATATGGATACTCGAAGAGAAGCTCAATTCTTACGGGTTTCAAGCCCTTTTCTTCTCCAGTCATGGAGTTTCAGGATTGCAC GGTTAAGATGGAAATTGATGTGCCTGTTGGGTCGGCTTATAAGCTTTATTCAGATCGTGAATCAATTCCTCGTTGGATGCCCTTCATTTCATCTGTACAG GTACTCAAAGATAAGCCCGACCTATCACGATGGTCACTGAAGTATAAAGCACTTGGTCAGGAACTTGAATATTCTTGGCTTGCTAGAAATATGCAG CCAACCCCCAATCAGAAAATTCATTGGAGATCTCTGGAAGGTCTTCCTAACAG AGGCTCTGTTCGATTTTTTCCTAAAGGTTCTTCATCATGTCTG ctAACTGTTTCATATGAAGTTCCCGGAATTTTGGCTCCTCTAGCAACA GCACTCCAACCTTTGCTCGAGAGCTTACTCAGAGGTGGTTTGGAAAGATTTGCAACACTTGCGAAAAGCACTTTGGCAGACTGA
- the LOC118041101 gene encoding uncharacterized protein isoform X1 gives MAAAAAAASTTVAHWPTPTSLHFSTAKNKNAAVLLNSIPTCKITSSSSISKVQYGYGYSKRSSILTGFKPFSSPVMEFQDCTVKMEIDVPVGSAYKLYSDRESIPRWMPFISSVQVLKDKPDLSRWSLKYKALGQELEYSWLARNMQPTPNQKIHWRSLEGLPNRGSVRFFPKGSSSCLVELTVSYEVPGILAPLATALQPLLESLLRGGLERFATLAKSTLAD, from the exons atggctgctgctgctgctgctgcttcaaCGACTGTTGCGCATTGGCCAACCCCAACTTCCCTCCACTTTTCAACTGCTAAAAACAAGAACGCAGCAGTCTTATTAAACTCCATACCCACTTGCAAAATCACATCATCATCGTCTATCAGTAAGGTCCAATATGGATATGGATACTCGAAGAGAAGCTCAATTCTTACGGGTTTCAAGCCCTTTTCTTCTCCAGTCATGGAGTTTCAGGATTGCAC GGTTAAGATGGAAATTGATGTGCCTGTTGGGTCGGCTTATAAGCTTTATTCAGATCGTGAATCAATTCCTCGTTGGATGCCCTTCATTTCATCTGTACAG GTACTCAAAGATAAGCCCGACCTATCACGATGGTCACTGAAGTATAAAGCACTTGGTCAGGAACTTGAATATTCTTGGCTTGCTAGAAATATGCAG CCAACCCCCAATCAGAAAATTCATTGGAGATCTCTGGAAGGTCTTCCTAACAG AGGCTCTGTTCGATTTTTTCCTAAAGGTTCTTCATCATGTCTGGTAGAA ctAACTGTTTCATATGAAGTTCCCGGAATTTTGGCTCCTCTAGCAACA GCACTCCAACCTTTGCTCGAGAGCTTACTCAGAGGTGGTTTGGAAAGATTTGCAACACTTGCGAAAAGCACTTTGGCAGACTGA